The genomic region AGCCCGCGCCCGCCCCACACGCCCTGGCGCGATGGCCCGCCACGCTTTGCTGTCGGCCTCAAGCCCATTGCTCCTGACACCTGGCTGGTCCCGGATACAGAAGCAGACAGCCTGCCAGAGCGCCGGGCGCTGCTGGCAGACTTCGCCCTGACGAGTTTCGAAGCGTCCGGCGCTGGCCCCGCTGCGCGTGAAGCGGCACTGCTGGCCACCGGCCATCTGCATGACGCCGGCATGGACGCGCCCGAGCCGGAGGAGGGGCCGCCCGCCCTATGGCAGCTCGCCCATCATGTCAGCGATGATCTGGTGGTGATGATGCCGGGCAGGGCTGGCTGGTATGTGGGCGCGGCCGTGCTTACCTCGCCCACCTTCTTCTCCCTGCCTCATGCGGCGGGAAAGACGCTGCACGCACTCCACCAGCCCGTCCCCGGCGGGGACCAGCTGGCCACCCGCATTGCCCGCGTGTTCGACCATGTCCGGCCCGGACAGGTGCTCGAACGCTTCAACTGGACCCTGCAGGCGGGTGATGACCGTTTCACGCCGGACGGCGCCCCCTTGCGCGCACGCGCGCTGGCGGCCAAGCCGGGCGAGGCCGAAGCCCTGCTGCATGTGCGGGTGGAACGCCAGACGATCACGAAACTCGAAGACAGCGGCGCGGTCCTTTTCACCATCCGCATCTGCCTTGATCCGGTGGCGGCGCTGGACGCAAAAGAAAAGGCCGCCCTGGGAGCGGCCTGGCACGGTGCGGATGACGCCGCACGCGGCTACAAGAAATGGGCAGTGCTGGACCATCTGGTGGCCGCAGCACTGCCCGCTCCCTGAATTACCCGGCGGGTTCTTCGCTTTTCCCGCTCTCCGGCTTGGCAGAAGCCACCGGCTTGCCGTCCGGCCCTTTGGCCGTATCGCCAAACCAGGCCGGAGGCACGACGCCGTTCTTGTCGAAGTC from Glycocaulis abyssi harbors:
- a CDS encoding heme-dependent oxidative N-demethylase subunit alpha family protein; amino-acid sequence: MSSPRPPHTPWRDGPPRFAVGLKPIAPDTWLVPDTEADSLPERRALLADFALTSFEASGAGPAAREAALLATGHLHDAGMDAPEPEEGPPALWQLAHHVSDDLVVMMPGRAGWYVGAAVLTSPTFFSLPHAAGKTLHALHQPVPGGDQLATRIARVFDHVRPGQVLERFNWTLQAGDDRFTPDGAPLRARALAAKPGEAEALLHVRVERQTITKLEDSGAVLFTIRICLDPVAALDAKEKAALGAAWHGADDAARGYKKWAVLDHLVAAALPAP